The genomic interval GCGCCGCACCCGCCGCACCGGCTGGAGCCGCGCGATGGTGCGCGAAACGCATCTTTCGCCCGCGAACCTCATCTGGCCGCTCTTCGTCTGCGACGGTGCGGACGCCGAAGAACCGGTCGCAAGCCTTCCCGGCGTGTCGCGCTGGTCGGTCGATCTGCTCGTGGAGCGCGCAAGGGACGCGGTCGCCGCGGGCATCCCGTGCCTCGCGCTCTTTCCCTATACGCAGGCCGACCGGCGCAGCGCGAATGGCGGCGAGGCGCTCAATCCCGATAACCTGATGTGCCGCGCCACCGCCGCGATCAAGCAGGCGCTCGGCGACGACATCGGCATCCTCACCGACGTCGCGCTCGACCCCTATACCAGCCACGGGCAGGACGGGCTGATCGATGATGCGGGCTATGTGCTCAACGACGAAACGGTCGAGATGCTGGTCGGGCAGGCGCTCAATCAGGCGCGCGCGGGCGCCGACATCATCGCGCCTTCGGACATGATGGACGGCCGTATCGGCGCGATCCGGCAGGCGCTCGAGGCCGAAGGCTTCGGCCATGTCCAGATCATGAGCTATGCCGCCAAATATGCCTCGGCCTTCTATGGCCCCTTCCGCGACGCGGTCGGCTCGCGCGGATTGCTCAAGGGCGACAAGAAGACCTATCAGATGGACCCCGCGAACAG from uncultured Sphingopyxis sp. carries:
- the hemB gene encoding porphobilinogen synthase; its protein translation is MTQAAFPDLRLRRTRRTGWSRAMVRETHLSPANLIWPLFVCDGADAEEPVASLPGVSRWSVDLLVERARDAVAAGIPCLALFPYTQADRRSANGGEALNPDNLMCRATAAIKQALGDDIGILTDVALDPYTSHGQDGLIDDAGYVLNDETVEMLVGQALNQARAGADIIAPSDMMDGRIGAIRQALEAEGFGHVQIMSYAAKYASAFYGPFRDAVGSRGLLKGDKKTYQMDPANSEEALREVAQDLAEGADSVMVKPGLPYLDIVRAVKDNFAVPVYAYQVSGEYAMIEAAAAAGAGERDGLVLETLLAFRRAGASGVLSYHALHAARLLGA